A genomic stretch from Nocardia wallacei includes:
- a CDS encoding family 1 glycosylhydrolase, with protein MRSRFQRCVLAAFVVIASTLLLGTQSLAAPPLRAAALTPLDAGFLWGVASSGFQSEGRAPDSNWTRYIAKNPGFEPLQDSVDFTERYASDIRLAADMGVRVFRVGVEWARLQPEPGVWDENAFRFYDDVVANIVAAGMRPMITLDHWVYPGWAADRGGWRGAGMVGDWLANMRAVVDRYASRNPLWVTVNEPAAYIQHEIRGGAADAGSMQDRIVQAHNDIYDYIHQVQPGAQVTANVGYVAGSEDQVNGAFADRVAARLDFVGVDYYFGFDPAQSLLGAISRASGSAIPTLPGPRIWEMPLRTEGIYYALQHYSKRFPGKPLYVVENGMPTENGLPRADGYTRADHLRDTVYWLQRAKADGMNVIGYNYWSITDNYEWGSYTPRFGLYTVDVRTDPSLTRRPTDAVGAYSRIVAEGGVPAGYRPSHAPSLCIFVDPPASCLTPLAAG; from the coding sequence ATGCGATCTCGGTTTCAACGATGTGTCCTGGCCGCGTTCGTCGTCATCGCGTCGACTCTGCTGCTCGGTACGCAGTCCCTGGCCGCCCCGCCGTTGCGGGCGGCCGCCCTGACACCACTCGACGCGGGTTTCCTGTGGGGTGTGGCGAGTTCCGGATTCCAGTCCGAAGGCCGTGCGCCGGACAGTAATTGGACGCGCTACATCGCCAAGAACCCCGGCTTCGAGCCACTACAGGATTCGGTCGACTTCACCGAGCGGTACGCGTCGGACATTCGCCTGGCCGCCGACATGGGCGTGCGGGTGTTCCGGGTGGGTGTCGAATGGGCGCGACTGCAGCCCGAGCCCGGCGTCTGGGACGAGAACGCCTTCCGCTTCTACGACGACGTCGTGGCGAATATCGTCGCGGCGGGTATGCGGCCGATGATCACCCTCGATCACTGGGTGTACCCCGGCTGGGCGGCGGATCGCGGCGGCTGGCGCGGCGCGGGCATGGTCGGCGACTGGCTGGCCAATATGCGCGCGGTGGTCGACCGCTACGCCTCGCGAAACCCGTTGTGGGTCACCGTGAACGAACCCGCGGCCTACATCCAGCACGAGATCCGCGGCGGCGCCGCCGACGCGGGCAGCATGCAGGACCGAATCGTCCAGGCCCACAACGACATCTACGACTACATCCACCAGGTGCAGCCCGGCGCGCAGGTGACCGCCAACGTCGGCTACGTCGCCGGTTCCGAGGACCAGGTCAACGGCGCGTTCGCCGACCGGGTCGCGGCCCGGCTCGACTTCGTGGGCGTGGACTACTATTTCGGCTTCGATCCGGCGCAGTCGCTGCTCGGCGCCATCTCCCGGGCCAGCGGCTCGGCGATCCCGACCCTGCCGGGGCCGCGCATCTGGGAGATGCCGTTGCGTACGGAGGGCATCTACTATGCGCTGCAACACTATTCGAAGCGCTTTCCGGGCAAGCCGCTCTACGTCGTGGAGAACGGCATGCCCACCGAGAACGGCCTGCCCCGCGCCGACGGCTACACCCGCGCTGATCACCTCCGCGACACCGTGTACTGGCTGCAGCGCGCCAAGGCCGACGGGATGAACGTCATCGGCTACAACTACTGGAGCATCACCGACAACTACGAATGGGGCAGCTACACACCACGTTTCGGCCTCTACACGGTCGACGTGCGCACCGATCCGTCGCTCACCCGCCGCCCCACCGACGCCGTGGGCGCCTATTCGCGGATCGTCGCCGAGGGCGGCGTCCCCGCCGGGTACCGGCCCTCGCACGCGCCGTCGCTGTGCATCTTCGTCGATCCGCCGGCGAGCTGCCTCACCCCGCTGGCGGCGGGGTAG
- a CDS encoding phage holin family protein, producing the protein MVDEIRAAPARERPVGELVGDASEQLSRLVRDEMRLAVAELQQKGKRTGVGAGLFGVAAVLAFYGGAALVACVVLALASALAGWLAALLVGVALLLVAGVTALIGVKQVRAATPPVPQEAVSGVQTDIETMKEGLRR; encoded by the coding sequence GTGGTAGACGAAATCAGGGCGGCGCCGGCCCGGGAACGCCCGGTGGGCGAGCTGGTCGGCGACGCCTCCGAGCAACTGTCCCGCCTGGTCCGCGACGAGATGCGGCTGGCCGTCGCCGAGCTGCAGCAGAAGGGTAAGCGCACCGGAGTCGGGGCGGGCCTGTTCGGCGTCGCAGCCGTGCTGGCGTTCTACGGCGGCGCGGCCCTGGTGGCCTGTGTCGTGCTGGCGCTGGCGTCGGCGCTCGCCGGGTGGCTGGCGGCGCTGCTCGTCGGTGTGGCGCTGCTGCTGGTCGCGGGAGTGACGGCGCTGATCGGGGTCAAGCAGGTGCGCGCCGCGACGCCACCGGTCCCGCAGGAGGCAGTGAGCGGCGTGCAGACCGATATCGAGACGATGAAGGAAGGACTGCGCCGATGA
- a CDS encoding DUF3618 domain-containing protein gives MTGSHRDTDAEAATPTEPDAIRRDIERTRAELGETVDALAHKADVSARAKEKLHDTSTAAQAKASELSARAEDAAGRAIATTEARADQAGAAVRRRPLPAAAAAAAAALLVTWRLMRRRNRKERAS, from the coding sequence ATGACCGGATCACATCGCGACACGGACGCCGAGGCGGCGACGCCGACCGAACCGGATGCCATCAGACGCGACATCGAGCGGACCCGCGCGGAACTCGGCGAGACTGTGGACGCATTGGCGCACAAGGCCGACGTCTCCGCCCGCGCCAAGGAGAAACTGCACGACACCTCGACCGCCGCACAGGCCAAGGCGAGTGAGTTGTCGGCACGGGCCGAGGACGCCGCCGGCCGGGCGATCGCCACGACCGAGGCGCGCGCCGACCAGGCCGGCGCGGCCGTGCGCCGTCGTCCGCTACCCGCCGCCGCGGCGGCCGCCGCGGCCGCGCTCCTGGTCACCTGGCGTCTGATGCGGCGCCGCAACCGCAAAGAACGGGCGTCGTGA
- a CDS encoding DUF4235 domain-containing protein, whose protein sequence is MKLLYKPLGMLVGVLGGLAASAVFAHTWKLLTGEDDAPAATDRDRGWGEIVAAAALQGAVFATVRAVIDRGGAAGFRKVTGTWPAD, encoded by the coding sequence ATGAAGCTGCTCTACAAACCGCTGGGCATGCTCGTCGGCGTCCTGGGTGGCCTGGCCGCGTCCGCCGTTTTCGCGCACACCTGGAAGCTGCTGACCGGCGAGGACGACGCGCCCGCCGCCACCGACCGCGACCGCGGCTGGGGCGAAATCGTGGCCGCGGCCGCCCTGCAGGGCGCGGTCTTCGCCACCGTGCGAGCCGTCATCGACCGCGGCGGCGCCGCCGGGTTCCGCAAGGTCACCGGCACCTGGCCAGCGGACTGA
- the katG gene encoding catalase/peroxidase HPI, which yields MTSDSRPPASDTATRSNSESENPAIPSPTAKTDHRPRTNRDWWPEQIDVSVLHAHSSKSNPLGEDFDYAKEFAKLDVDALKADVAAVLTDSQDWWPADYGNYGGLFIRMSWHAAGTYRIADGRGGGGQGAQRFAPLNSWPDNANLDKARRLLWPVKQKYGNSISWADLLVFAGNVALESMGFQTFGFGFGRPDIWEPEEVFWGPEDTWLGDERYSGDRELAGPLGAVQMGLIYVNPEGPNGRPDPVAAARDIRETFGRMAMNDEETAALIVGGHSFGKTHGAGDPDLVGAEPEGAPIEQQGLGWKSSYGSGKGRDAITSGLEVVWTSTPTKWGNGFLQNLYGYEWELTKSPAGAWQWKPKDGAGEGTIPDPFDGPARTPTMLTTDLALREDPIYREITSRWLEHPEELSEAFAKAWYKLLHRDMGPISRYLGPWVPEPQLWQDPVPDVDHALIDEQDIAALKGKVLESGLSVPQLVKTAWASAASFRSTDKRGGANGARIRLEPQKNWEVNEPAELAKVLPVLEQIQREFNDSATGGKKVSLADLIILAGSAAIEKAAKDAGQDITVPFAPGRTDATQENTDVESFAVLEPRADGFRNYVRPGEKAPLERLLLDRAYMLDVTAPELTVLIGGLRALGANYGGSAHGVFTDRPGTLTTDFFVNLLDQNTEWKASESAENVYEGFDRKSGAAKWTATANDLVFGSHSVLRAVAEVYAQQGAEQRFVNDFVAAWVKVANNDRFDLR from the coding sequence GTGACATCAGATAGCCGCCCACCCGCTTCCGACACCGCGACTCGAAGCAACAGCGAGAGCGAGAACCCGGCGATCCCGTCCCCGACCGCCAAGACCGACCACCGGCCGCGCACCAACAGGGACTGGTGGCCGGAGCAGATCGACGTCTCGGTGCTGCACGCCCACTCGTCCAAATCGAACCCGCTGGGCGAGGACTTCGACTACGCGAAGGAATTCGCCAAGCTCGACGTCGACGCGCTCAAGGCCGATGTCGCGGCGGTCCTGACCGATTCGCAGGACTGGTGGCCGGCCGACTACGGCAACTACGGCGGCCTGTTCATCCGGATGAGCTGGCACGCGGCGGGCACCTACCGCATCGCCGACGGGCGCGGCGGCGGCGGGCAGGGCGCACAGCGTTTCGCACCGCTGAACAGCTGGCCCGACAACGCCAACCTGGACAAGGCCCGCCGCCTGCTGTGGCCGGTCAAGCAGAAGTACGGCAACAGCATCTCCTGGGCGGACCTGCTGGTGTTCGCCGGCAATGTGGCGCTCGAGTCGATGGGCTTCCAGACCTTCGGTTTCGGATTCGGCCGCCCCGACATCTGGGAGCCGGAGGAGGTCTTCTGGGGTCCGGAGGACACCTGGCTCGGCGACGAGCGCTACAGCGGTGACCGCGAGCTGGCCGGTCCGCTCGGCGCGGTCCAGATGGGCCTGATCTACGTGAATCCGGAAGGCCCCAACGGCCGTCCGGACCCGGTGGCCGCCGCTCGCGACATCCGGGAGACCTTCGGCCGCATGGCCATGAACGACGAGGAGACCGCGGCGCTGATCGTCGGCGGGCACAGCTTCGGCAAGACCCACGGCGCGGGCGACCCCGACCTGGTCGGCGCCGAGCCCGAGGGCGCTCCGATCGAGCAGCAGGGCCTGGGCTGGAAGAGCAGCTACGGCTCGGGCAAGGGCCGCGACGCCATCACCAGCGGCCTCGAGGTCGTCTGGACCTCCACTCCGACCAAGTGGGGCAACGGTTTTCTGCAGAACCTGTACGGCTACGAGTGGGAGCTGACCAAGAGCCCGGCGGGGGCATGGCAGTGGAAGCCGAAGGACGGCGCGGGCGAGGGCACCATCCCCGACCCGTTCGACGGCCCCGCGCGGACGCCCACCATGCTGACCACCGACCTGGCCCTGCGCGAGGACCCGATCTACCGGGAGATCACCAGCCGCTGGCTGGAGCACCCGGAGGAGCTGTCCGAGGCGTTCGCGAAGGCCTGGTACAAGCTGCTGCACCGCGACATGGGACCGATCAGCCGCTACCTGGGCCCGTGGGTCCCCGAGCCGCAGCTGTGGCAGGACCCGGTGCCGGACGTCGACCACGCGCTGATCGACGAGCAGGACATCGCGGCGCTGAAGGGCAAGGTCCTCGAGTCGGGCCTGTCGGTGCCGCAACTGGTGAAGACGGCGTGGGCGTCGGCGGCCAGCTTCCGCAGCACCGACAAGCGCGGTGGCGCCAACGGCGCCCGGATCCGGCTGGAGCCGCAGAAGAATTGGGAGGTCAACGAACCGGCCGAACTGGCGAAGGTGCTGCCCGTGCTGGAACAGATCCAGCGGGAGTTCAACGACTCGGCGACCGGGGGTAAGAAGGTCTCGCTGGCGGATCTGATCATCCTCGCCGGATCGGCGGCGATCGAGAAGGCGGCCAAGGACGCGGGCCAGGACATCACGGTGCCGTTCGCGCCGGGGCGCACGGACGCGACACAGGAGAACACCGATGTGGAGTCGTTCGCGGTGCTCGAGCCGCGGGCCGACGGCTTCCGCAACTATGTGCGCCCCGGTGAGAAGGCGCCGCTGGAGCGGCTGCTGCTCGACCGCGCCTACATGCTCGACGTCACCGCGCCGGAGTTGACGGTACTGATCGGCGGACTGCGCGCGCTCGGCGCCAACTACGGCGGCAGCGCGCACGGCGTGTTCACCGACCGGCCGGGCACGCTGACCACCGACTTCTTCGTCAATCTGCTCGATCAGAACACCGAGTGGAAGGCGTCGGAGTCGGCGGAGAACGTCTACGAGGGCTTCGATCGGAAATCCGGCGCGGCCAAGTGGACCGCCACCGCCAACGACCTCGTCTTCGGTTCGCACTCGGTGCTGCGCGCGGTGGCCGAGGTGTACGCCCAGCAGGGCGCCGAGCAGCGGTTCGTGAACGATTTCGTCGCCGCCTGGGTCAAGGTGGCGAACAACGACCGCTTCGACCTCCGCTGA
- a CDS encoding Fur family transcriptional regulator, giving the protein MLRGVSLRVTAPRVAVLRAVHGHPHADTDSVIRAVRDQLSTVSHQAVYDSLRTLTAAGLLRCIQPSGSVARYEARVGDNHHHVVCRSCGAIADVDCAVGAAPCLTASDDRGYSIDEAEVIYWGMCPDCAASQRP; this is encoded by the coding sequence ATGCTGCGGGGGGTTTCGCTGCGCGTGACCGCGCCGCGGGTCGCGGTACTGCGTGCGGTGCACGGGCATCCGCACGCCGATACGGATTCCGTCATCCGCGCCGTGCGCGATCAGCTGTCCACGGTGTCGCATCAGGCGGTGTACGACTCGCTGCGCACGCTCACCGCGGCCGGTCTGCTGCGGTGCATCCAGCCGTCCGGGTCGGTGGCCCGGTACGAGGCGCGCGTCGGTGACAACCACCATCACGTCGTGTGCCGGTCGTGCGGGGCGATCGCCGACGTCGACTGCGCGGTCGGTGCGGCGCCCTGCCTGACCGCGTCCGACGACCGTGGTTACTCGATCGACGAAGCAGAAGTCATCTACTGGGGCATGTGCCCCGATTGCGCGGCATCACAACGTCCTTGA